GCAATCGAACGGAAAAATCGAGCGCTTCAACGGCACGCTCAAAACTGGCTTGCGGGAGACTCTACCCACCAGTATCGACGAGGCTCGACGCATGTAGCTAGCGTGGATCACGCGCCCGGGTGGGAGTCGCCGGAGGGGTAGGGGGTTTGTTGCTGGTTGCGGAACCCGGATCGGCGTCGTCCTTGGCTTCGCCGCTCGAGGGCCCGGTCTGGACGCCGCTCGGCGCGCCCTCGGCGGCGGGTGGCTTGTCCACCGTAGTGGTCGATTCGACGGCCGTTGCGCCGCTGGTCGCTCCCTGGTCGGCTCCCTCAGCGGTCTCGCCGACCGACCGCGTCTTGGCTTCGTCTTGTTGCTGGTCCTGGGCAGTCTTCTTCTGTTCCTCGAGTTCCTCGAGCACCGCCTCCGAGGCCGCTTCCAGCGACTTCTCGGAGCTGGACGACAAATAGGCTAGCGTGGCCGAAAGCAGCATGAAGAGGGCGGCGCTGGCGACCGTGAGTCGAGTCAGGAAATTGCCCGCGCCAGCCCCACCGAACACAGCCTGGCTGGAGCTGCCACCAAAGGCCGACCCCATGCCTCCGCCCTTTCCAGCCTGAAGGAGCACTACCAGAATCAGGAAAAGGCAGACAATTACGTAAACCACGGTCAGGAAGGTAATCATCCTGCAGCTCCGCTGGAGTCGTTTGCAGAGCCCACGCTCAATCGTGATTCCGCTGCCTCCACTATGGAGGCCAGGGATTCCGCAGCCAGGGATGCACCGCCCACGAGCAGGCCGTCGACGTCTGGCTCGGCGAGCAGCCCGGCCGCGTTGTCCGGTCGAGCACTGCCTCCATAGAGTATTCGCATGGCGCAGGCAACCGCCTCGCCAAACCGCTCGCGCACCTGCGCCCTCAGCGCCGCATGCGCTTGCTGGGCATCGTCAGGGCCTGCGGTCCGGCCCGTACCGATGGCCCACACGGGCTCGTAAGCAACGACCAAACGCCGCGCTTCGGCCTCGTCGAGACCCCGGAGCCCTC
The window above is part of the Pseudomonadota bacterium genome. Proteins encoded here:
- the secG gene encoding preprotein translocase subunit SecG produces the protein MITFLTVVYVIVCLFLILVVLLQAGKGGGMGSAFGGSSSQAVFGGAGAGNFLTRLTVASAALFMLLSATLAYLSSSSEKSLEAASEAVLEELEEQKKTAQDQQQDEAKTRSVGETAEGADQGATSGATAVESTTTVDKPPAAEGAPSGVQTGPSSGEAKDDADPGSATSNKPPTPPATPTRARDPR
- a CDS encoding triose-phosphate isomerase, which translates into the protein GLRGLDEAEARRLVVAYEPVWAIGTGRTAGPDDAQQAHAALRAQVRERFGEAVACAMRILYGGSARPDNAAGLLAEPDVDGLLVGGASLAAESLASIVEAAESRLSVGSANDSSGAAG